The following is a genomic window from Niabella soli DSM 19437.
CGTTTTGCATGTGCCCCGGCGGCATTATTGCACCCGCCGCTACGGGCGTAAATGAAATAGTGGTGAATGGCTGGTCGCCCTCCAAACGAAACAACCCCCATGCCAATTCCGGTATCGTGGTACAGGTAGAAGAAAAAGACGTACGGGCGCTGCCGGAACTAAAAAAGGTCTATGGCCAACAGTTGAACAGTCCGCTGTTTATGCTTTATTTTCAACAGTGGGTGGAAACACTTGCCTTTAAAGCCGGTGGTGGCAAACTGGTGGCGCCGGCCATGCGCATGGTTGATTTTTGTACGAATAGGCTTTCGCAGTCGCTACCCGCCTGTTCTTATTTACCCGGCATTCATGCCGCTCCCCTTTGGGAAGTATTGCCGCCGTTTGTAACAACAGCCTTGCAAAAAGGATTTCAATTATTTGGCAATAAAATAAAAGGATATTATTCCAACGAGGCGGTGATTGTAGCCACGGAATCCAGAACCTCCTCTCCCGTACGCATTCCCAGGAACAATGACGATTTGCAGCATCCCCAACTAAAGAACCTGTACCCTTGTGGAGAAGGCGCGGGCTATGCCGGTGGTATTGTTAGCGCGGCCATGGACGGCGCGCGGGTTGCGACTGCAATTTGTTTAAAAATGGGTAATCGCGGAGCAGGTTTATGATAGTCCGGAATAACCGGCACTCCTTATTAGTTACAGGTTACAGGTTGCAAGTCGTTCTCTAAAATGCCAAACGCGCTCAATGCTGAACGCAACACCTTAAACCAGGAACCTGTAACTTGAAACCCTTTCTAATCCCTCGTTCTGAAATTATTACTGATCAGCAGCCCCTTTTGAATGAGCTGCCCTTTACGATAGGCTTTACGTTCGTTTTTGAAATCTTTTTTTCTGTAGGGTTTTGCTATTAAACTGTTCAGATCAGGTTTGCCGGCGTCAACCCACGCGGTGTACCAGAAATCGGCCAGGGCGTTTGCCGAAAGGATCATCTGGGCATTAATAGAGCCCTTCAATGCTTTATTAAAAGCAATGGCAAATTCCTTTGAATAAAAGCGGCGGTTCTTCCCCCAGCGAAACTCCCAGCGGTATTTTCTTGCGGTGTCCGTAAAACTCCTGGAGACCTCGGTTTCCGCAGCGAACATAGCAGGCAATAAAGAATGGGTATGTTTTAAAATATCCCAGATGGCATCTTCCGGTGATTTCAAATATTTTGCTTTATGCCGGCTCCTGATAGTAAAATTGGTCAGCTCTGCCTCCGGTACGGATGTTTCCCAAAGATCATGTATCCCTCGTTGCCCCGTTAACTGCCCGTCATAATTCATAGAGGTATGCAGCGGCACATGCGCATCGCCAATATAATGCCCCAGGTCAGTTGCATAAAAAATGATACTATCCCGGTCCTTCCTGCGCATTGCGTCGGTCAGTTTCCGCTGGGTTTCCAGCACTACATAAGGCAGGGTGCCATATTTTCTCAGTGTGTCGGCGTTGTATTTCGCAATGGCAGCATTCCAGCTATGAGGGAGGGCGGTGGTTGCGTCGGCGCCATAATACTCAAAATCAAGAAAATGTTTATTACCTTCTGTTGGATCAACATTCCGGCGTTGGTCGGGTCTGGGCGCGTTGTAAACCAGACTGTCTTTATTGGTAAAGAAAAAGCCCTGCATTTTTTTTGGCAATGCATAAATGGCCAACTGATTTACAGTACGATGGATTAAAAATCCCCAACCGGCTGTTCCCAGTAACAAAACAGCCAAAACAACAATTAGTCTTCCTCTTTTCTTCATAATGCTGCAAAGGTGCGGTAAATTCTTTGAAATAAGGGCTTGTTCATTATTTGCAAATCAATACCGTTTCCTTAACCGTGGGATTCGGGGGAATGTAACGATGGATTTGGTTTCAGGAACGAAGGTTTCTAAACCACAACGAAATCATTTCTTATTTTTCATTTGAGAGGCGCCACTTCTTTAAATATTTCGGAAGCATACAGCCGGGTTTATTATATTTACTACAAATTATAACTATGAACCTGCTGGAGGTTGCTCATCTGAAAAAATACTTTGCTACCCAGAAGGCTGTTGATGACATCAGTCTTACTATTGAGAAAGGACAGATCTTCGGTTTGCTGGGCCCTAACGGCGCAGGAAAGACCACCCTGATCCGGATGATCACCGGTATTTTTTACCCTGACGCCGGCACCATTTTCCTGGACGGAAAAGTCTTTGACCCGGTAAGTGATATTGGGAAAATCGGCTATATGCCCGAAGAGCGGGGCCTGTATAAAAAGATGAAGATCGGGGAACAAGCCTTATACCTGGCCCGGCTGAAAGGATTGAGTAAACACGAGGCCGTTGAAAGCTTAAAAAACTGGTTTGAAAAATTTGAAATGGATTCCTGGTGGAACAAAAAAGTAGAAGACCTCTCAAAAGGAATGCAGCAAAAATTACAGTTCGTTATTACCGTTTTGCATAAACCCAAGCTCATTATCCTGGACGAACCCTTTAGCGGCCTGGACCCGGTGAACGCCAATTTGATCAAAGACGAAATTTTCAATCTGGCGCAAAACGGCTCCACCATTATTTTCAGCACGCACCGCATGGAGCAGGTTGAGGAAATTTGCGATCATATTGTCTTAGTAAATAAAGGGCAGAAAATTCTTGATGGAACGGTACAGGGTATAAAACAGGAGTTTAAAGAACAGCTATATAGAATAACCTTTACCGTACCAGGTGCGGTTGTGGAGGAAAACAATTTATTCTCCGTTGAGCAGGCAGATAGCACCGGCCTCATTATCCAGAAACAACCGGAGGTAAGCAACAACCAGGTCTTATCTTTTCTTTTAAGCAAGGGCTACCCAATCGATTCCTTTAATGAAATACTACCCAGCCTGAATGATATTTTTATACGCAAAGTGGAAGGAACGCCGCTGGCACGCAGGTTTCAGGCGATTCAAAATTAAAACGGCACCAACTACAGCAATGATCCATTGAGACGATCGTTCTGCTTCATTTATAAAGACTCCAACAACAATGAACAAGATCTTATTAATCATACAACGGGAATATTTAAGCAGGGTACGTAAAAAAAGTTTTATAATAACTACTTTGCTCCTGCCCCTGGCTTACTTAGGATTGATCTTTGGCACTTCCTATATTTCTGAAAAAGCGGGTGCCAATCTGAAAATTGCTATTATTGATTCCTCCGGAAGCTTTACCCAGCAGCGTATTGATAAGGCCAACAAAGATTATCCCGGCA
Proteins encoded in this region:
- a CDS encoding zinc dependent phospholipase C family protein; the protein is MAVLLLGTAGWGFLIHRTVNQLAIYALPKKMQGFFFTNKDSLVYNAPRPDQRRNVDPTEGNKHFLDFEYYGADATTALPHSWNAAIAKYNADTLRKYGTLPYVVLETQRKLTDAMRRKDRDSIIFYATDLGHYIGDAHVPLHTSMNYDGQLTGQRGIHDLWETSVPEAELTNFTIRSRHKAKYLKSPEDAIWDILKHTHSLLPAMFAAETEVSRSFTDTARKYRWEFRWGKNRRFYSKEFAIAFNKALKGSINAQMILSANALADFWYTAWVDAGKPDLNSLIAKPYRKKDFKNERKAYRKGQLIQKGLLISNNFRTRD
- a CDS encoding ABC transporter ATP-binding protein produces the protein MNLLEVAHLKKYFATQKAVDDISLTIEKGQIFGLLGPNGAGKTTLIRMITGIFYPDAGTIFLDGKVFDPVSDIGKIGYMPEERGLYKKMKIGEQALYLARLKGLSKHEAVESLKNWFEKFEMDSWWNKKVEDLSKGMQQKLQFVITVLHKPKLIILDEPFSGLDPVNANLIKDEIFNLAQNGSTIIFSTHRMEQVEEICDHIVLVNKGQKILDGTVQGIKQEFKEQLYRITFTVPGAVVEENNLFSVEQADSTGLIIQKQPEVSNNQVLSFLLSKGYPIDSFNEILPSLNDIFIRKVEGTPLARRFQAIQN